The window AAAAATTAAACACTGATATTAAATTATTAGAGGAAAAATTAAAAGAAAAAAATAAATTAGAGGCTGAGATTAAAAAAGAAAAGGCTTTAAAAGATTCAATAGTAATAGAGTTAGATAGTTATTTGAAAAAAATAGAAAATATTAACAAACAGCATCTTGAAAGTAAAGCTTTCGAAATATCTAAAAATCTTATCCATGGAGAATCTTGTCCTGTTTGTGGATCAAAGGATCATCCAAATCCAGCTAAAGAGATTCAAAGTATAGACACATCTATTTTAGATGAATTATCTAAAACAAAGGAGCAGTTAGAACGAACTATAGTAGAAATAGATACAAAACTTAATTATCATCTTGAAAAATTAAGTGAATTAAATGAATTAGATAATATAGATAATCTAAAAAATGAGCTTCAAATTAAAGAAAATATGATAGGTGATTTAAAAGTTAAAGAAAAAGAGCTTTTAGAAAATGAAAAAGAGTTAAATAATAAAATTTCTACTTTAAAATCAAATATAAAAAATTATTCATCTAATATAGCTCAAAAAGAAAGTGAGTTAAATAAGATTAAAGAAAAATTAACTATATATGAAAAGGAAATTTTAGAGGAGAGAGAGAATATATCTTTACTTAAACTTGAAAGTGATTCTTTAGATTTTATTAGTAGTAGAAAAACCCTACTAGAAAATATGGATAGAGAGTATCGTGAGGTTTCTAATAAGAAGGAAAGTTTAGATATATCTCTTCGAAAAGTAAGAGATAATATCTTCAAGGATTTTAATACTATTCAAACTCTTTCTCTTGAAGTAATTAGTTTAGAAGAAAAGAATAATCATTTAAAAGATACTTATAATGATAAAAAAGAGTGGCTGAAAATAGAAGCTACTAAAAATGGATTTTTGTCTATTGAAGACATATTAAAACATATCTTAGAGGATAGTAAAATAAACATATTAAAGGATAAAATATCATTATATGAAATAGATAGTATAAGATATCAAAGTTTAAAAGACGAGATAATAAAATCTATTGATAATAGAGTTTTTAATAAAGAAAGATGGAATGAGTTAGAAGAAAAACTTGAAGCTTTAACAACTCAAGAGCAAAATCTTTTTAAAGAGATTACAGAGCACAAAGGCGATTTAAATAGACTTGAACAACTAGCTCAAGAGTCTAAAGAGCTTTTAGAAAAAATAGATAAACTTACTTTAAAACAAGATGATATCATTATTCTTCAGAAAAAATTTGAAGGAAGAAAATTTGTAAAATTTTTAGCTAGAAAAAAATTAGATTATATTGCTTACGAAGCATCTAAAAGATTACAAAAAATTACAAGAGGTCGATATATTTTAACAGTTGACAATAACTGTGATTTTAATATTATAGATGCTTTTAATAGTAATTTTACTAGAGAGTGTTCAACACTTTCAGGGGGAGAAACTTTTATTGTATCTCTTGTATTAGCACTAGCTTTATCTAGCCAACTACAGTTAAAAGGAAAAATACAACTTGAATTTTTCTTTTTAGATGAAGGATTTGGAACTTTAGATGCCACTCTTCTTGATAGGGTTATTGAAATTCTAGAGGAGATTAGATGGAAAGATGCAATGAAAATAGGAATTATAAGTCACGTTGAGGACTTAAAAATTAGAATTCCAAGAAGATTAGAAGTTACTCCAGCAATTCCTGGAGAATCAGGTAGTATAATAAAATTAATATAAAAATGAATGCGAGGTTTTAATGAGAACAATTGGAGTATTTGATTCTGGAGTAGGGGGAGTTTCAGTATTAAAAGAGGTTATAAAAGAGTTTCCCTATGATAATATCATCTATTTTGGAGATAGTTTACATGCTCCTTATGGGGATAGAGAGATTGAAGAGATTCGTGCGCTCTGTCTAAAGGTCTCAGACTTCTTAGTTTATGAAAAAAAAGTTGATGCCATCGTTATAGCTTGTAATACAGCTACTGGAGCTGCTATGCATATAATGAAGGGAAGATATCATATCCCTGTTGTGGGAGTGGTTAATAATGGTGTTAAAGAGGGAATAAGAGTAACAAAAAATAAAAATATAGGAGTTATTGCTACTCCTGCCACAATTAAAATGGATATCTATTTAAAAGAGTTTAATAGAATTGACAAAAATTTAAATATCTATCAAGTCAAATGTCCACTTTTTGTTGGAATGATTGAAAAAGGATGGATTGATAATGATGAGAGTAATCAATTAATAAAAGGTTATTTAAGTAATCTCCCTGAAAATGTTGATACTCTTATTTTAGGATGTACTCATTATCCATTAATTGAAAAATATATAAAGAGGCATTTTATTGGAAATATTGTAGATCCAGCTAAAGAAACTGCAAAATCTTTGAAACTAATTATAGGTGAAGGAGCATCTTCTAAAAAAATATCTATAAAGTTTTTTGTTAGTGGTGATTCTCAAAAATTCAAAGAAGTTGCTCAGGAGTTTTTAGGAACAGCTATTGATGAAGTCGAAAAAATTATCTTATAGGGGAGGAGTTTATGAAAAGGATTTGTTTGTTTTTATTTCTTATTTTTACAATGAGTGTTGCTATTTTTTCAGCAACAATTAATATAGTACAAGAGGGAGACCCTCGAACATTTGATCCACACTTTGGAAACGATGGATTTTCTTTAAGAATAAATCGTTTGTTATATTCAAGACTTTTAGAAAAAAATTCAAATATGGAAACTGTTTTAGGAGTAGCTAAAAGCTATAAGTTTATAGATAATAAAACTATTAACTTTACTTTAAAAGACAATGTTTTTTTTCAAAATGGAGAAAACTTAACTTCTGAAGATGTTAAGTTTTCCTTTGAAAGAATGAAAAAATCTCCTAGAATTGCAGGTATATTACCTCCTATTAAAGAGATTATTATAAAGGATAAGTATAACTTTCAAATGATTTTAGAGAAACCATTTTCATCTATTATAGATCAACTTACACATCCTGCGCTAAGCATTGTAAGTAAAAATTATCTAACAAAAAATCCAGATATTTTAGTTGAACAACCTATGGGAAGCGGTAAATATATTTTAGAAAGTTGGTCTCCAGGGGAGGGTTTGGTACTTGAACGATTTGAAAACTATTTTGATACTAAGCCAACTTATGAAAAAATAAATATAAAAACAATACCTTTAGCAACAAATAGAACTATAGCTCTTGAAACAGGAGAAGCTGATATAGCCTTTTCACTACCACCTCAAGATGAAAAAACTATTAATAGTAATGAAAATTTAAAATTTATATCTAAACCATCATATTCATATACATATATGGGTTTAA of the Cetobacterium somerae ATCC BAA-474 genome contains:
- a CDS encoding AAA family ATPase, with amino-acid sequence MRPIRLEITGLQSFSKKQVVDFDALTTLGLFGIFGETGSGKSTILDAMIFAIFDEIPRTMGSKGKNIRPCLNQDSNTLEVYFKFALGKDIFEITRCYKKKFSRKGEEKFEQSNPILILNGDVIADTVKNVESKINEFFGINVNDFTRSVVLPQGKFSEFLKLKGADKMTMLENIFDLERYGTKMSEKIKIRNNKLKEEITSLENQIKGKGDCSLETINNLKTTLTTKEEEYNNLLSSKKELSQEYNELKELKVLFEKLESYIYELQRLDLDKEDINLCKNILSKHEVAQSFKSIIDEITNLKESILNNQTSLLKSKNTLENLNSALEILKEQEKEKQLELDKLMLELDNLKVDYTELDNLRKGDQYIRSLKFKEKLLEETLKDSDSISSDLKSLYEKLKIDSVSLESENNNLQNLEKIDKDKLISLENEIKKLNTDIKLLEEKLKEKNKLEAEIKKEKALKDSIVIELDSYLKKIENINKQHLESKAFEISKNLIHGESCPVCGSKDHPNPAKEIQSIDTSILDELSKTKEQLERTIVEIDTKLNYHLEKLSELNELDNIDNLKNELQIKENMIGDLKVKEKELLENEKELNNKISTLKSNIKNYSSNIAQKESELNKIKEKLTIYEKEILEERENISLLKLESDSLDFISSRKTLLENMDREYREVSNKKESLDISLRKVRDNIFKDFNTIQTLSLEVISLEEKNNHLKDTYNDKKEWLKIEATKNGFLSIEDILKHILEDSKINILKDKISLYEIDSIRYQSLKDEIIKSIDNRVFNKERWNELEEKLEALTTQEQNLFKEITEHKGDLNRLEQLAQESKELLEKIDKLTLKQDDIIILQKKFEGRKFVKFLARKKLDYIAYEASKRLQKITRGRYILTVDNNCDFNIIDAFNSNFTRECSTLSGGETFIVSLVLALALSSQLQLKGKIQLEFFFLDEGFGTLDATLLDRVIEILEEIRWKDAMKIGIISHVEDLKIRIPRRLEVTPAIPGESGSIIKLI
- the murI gene encoding glutamate racemase yields the protein MRTIGVFDSGVGGVSVLKEVIKEFPYDNIIYFGDSLHAPYGDREIEEIRALCLKVSDFLVYEKKVDAIVIACNTATGAAMHIMKGRYHIPVVGVVNNGVKEGIRVTKNKNIGVIATPATIKMDIYLKEFNRIDKNLNIYQVKCPLFVGMIEKGWIDNDESNQLIKGYLSNLPENVDTLILGCTHYPLIEKYIKRHFIGNIVDPAKETAKSLKLIIGEGASSKKISIKFFVSGDSQKFKEVAQEFLGTAIDEVEKIIL
- a CDS encoding ABC transporter substrate-binding protein; this encodes MKRICLFLFLIFTMSVAIFSATINIVQEGDPRTFDPHFGNDGFSLRINRLLYSRLLEKNSNMETVLGVAKSYKFIDNKTINFTLKDNVFFQNGENLTSEDVKFSFERMKKSPRIAGILPPIKEIIIKDKYNFQMILEKPFSSIIDQLTHPALSIVSKNYLTKNPDILVEQPMGSGKYILESWSPGEGLVLERFENYFDTKPTYEKINIKTIPLATNRTIALETGEADIAFSLPPQDEKTINSNENLKFISKPSYSYTYMGLNLKKDIFKDSNIRKGINLAIDKEAILEVVLNGEGKIANSPVAKGVKGHNPNLKNLGYDKNEASKLLTPLKDKILTLATMSNNIDIQTAEIIAGYLNDIGVSVQITVLEPSIYWFKTNSGEFDMFIGSWGSVTGDSDYALYPTHHSSAFGAPGNRTFFSDEKVDKLLEEARSTLDKNKREIIYQQIQEIIVNNNSEVMLFYRDLNGALNKKVQGFEMYPIPIHDYSLGTIY